In bacterium, a single genomic region encodes these proteins:
- a CDS encoding glycine cleavage system protein H: MKETRCPFLETKTVTFCKAFPSKMIPLDRMSSSEGLCNTCHYEECSLYSEVSGAVKGMENVRGFHLKSDYYYHPKHLWVAPCDGEESEARIGIDDFSARLIGRVDRASVPAVGVSVKENSVCFLLHSGPRTVRMVSPANGVIKAVNPKVAADPSILNDDPYSEGWIFSMRLKGDAVKGLYHENVARKWFESEVERLQRVFSSDLGMMATDGGEALTDISSRLNDAQWGKIVSQFLG, translated from the coding sequence ATGAAAGAGACGAGGTGCCCTTTTCTGGAAACGAAAACCGTGACGTTCTGCAAGGCGTTCCCGTCGAAGATGATCCCGCTGGACCGGATGTCCTCCTCGGAAGGCCTCTGTAACACCTGCCACTATGAGGAATGCTCCCTGTATAGCGAGGTCAGCGGCGCCGTCAAGGGGATGGAGAATGTCCGCGGATTCCACCTCAAGTCGGATTACTACTACCACCCCAAGCACCTGTGGGTCGCCCCGTGCGACGGAGAAGAGAGCGAGGCGCGGATCGGGATCGATGACTTTTCCGCCCGGCTGATCGGAAGGGTGGACCGCGCATCGGTGCCTGCCGTCGGCGTATCGGTGAAAGAGAACAGCGTGTGCTTCCTCCTCCATTCCGGTCCGCGGACCGTCCGCATGGTTTCACCCGCCAACGGGGTCATCAAGGCCGTCAACCCGAAAGTGGCCGCGGATCCCTCCATCCTGAACGACGACCCGTACTCCGAAGGCTGGATCTTCTCCATGCGGCTCAAGGGGGACGCAGTGAAGGGGTTGTACCACGAGAACGTCGCCCGGAAATGGTTCGAGAGCGAGGTCGAACGGCTGCAGAGGGTGTTCTCTTCCGATTTGGGGATGATGGCGACGGACGGGGGGGAAGCGCTCACGGATATCAGCAGCCGGTTGAACGACGCGCAATGGGGAAAGATCGTCAGCCAATTTCTAGGGTAA